The Actinomycetota bacterium genome has a segment encoding these proteins:
- a CDS encoding 2-oxo acid dehydrogenase subunit E2: MAEEVKLPQLGESVTEATITAWLVNEGEEVTEDQPLFEISTEKVDTEVPSPASGVLKEIRAQVDDTIEVGDVVAIIETDGEAEAGAPAAEEAGAEAEAPAEQEAAEEEAAEQEAAEQPAEETRRDKRPAAREEPAAEAQAEREAPAAEVAAPEREGEPSGDGQAREELLSPIVRQLVEQHDIDVSRVEGTGKGGRITRQDVERVIQEGAARRAEPEAPPEEERDKEPEREARRPAAAVDPRQPHEGVRGRTEKLSRVRASIARSMFRSIQTTAQLTAAREVDVSRIMQVRARAKDAFRQREGVPLSPLPFIARAVCMVLPRHESLNASIDVDGGVAKYYETINLGVAVDAPQGLIVPNIKDAQDLTVPALARAIADVADRVRNKKLNPDDVQGGTFTLTNTGSRGVLFDTPVLNPPESGILATPVIEKRPVVRSNELGDEIAIRSMTYLCLTYDHRMVDGADAARFLADLAEMIETHDWSAEVSAY; encoded by the coding sequence GTGGCCGAGGAAGTCAAGCTGCCGCAGCTGGGCGAGTCCGTTACCGAGGCGACGATCACGGCATGGCTGGTCAACGAGGGCGAGGAAGTCACCGAGGATCAGCCGCTGTTCGAGATCTCCACCGAGAAGGTCGACACGGAGGTGCCGTCTCCCGCCAGCGGCGTGTTGAAGGAGATCCGCGCGCAGGTCGACGACACGATCGAGGTCGGCGACGTCGTCGCGATCATCGAGACCGACGGTGAGGCTGAGGCCGGGGCCCCCGCTGCCGAGGAGGCTGGGGCAGAGGCGGAGGCGCCTGCCGAGCAGGAGGCTGCCGAGGAAGAGGCTGCCGAGCAGGAGGCTGCCGAGCAGCCGGCCGAGGAGACGCGCCGTGACAAGCGACCCGCAGCCCGGGAGGAGCCGGCGGCAGAAGCGCAGGCCGAACGCGAAGCGCCGGCCGCCGAGGTCGCCGCACCTGAACGTGAAGGGGAACCCAGCGGCGACGGGCAGGCCCGCGAAGAGCTCCTCTCGCCGATCGTGCGGCAGCTGGTCGAGCAGCACGACATCGACGTGTCCCGCGTCGAGGGCACCGGGAAGGGGGGCCGGATCACCCGTCAGGACGTCGAGCGGGTCATCCAGGAGGGCGCTGCCCGCCGCGCCGAACCGGAGGCGCCACCCGAGGAGGAACGGGACAAGGAGCCCGAGCGCGAGGCACGCCGCCCCGCCGCTGCGGTCGACCCGCGCCAGCCGCACGAGGGCGTACGGGGCCGGACGGAGAAGCTGTCGCGGGTCCGGGCTTCGATCGCCCGCAGCATGTTCCGCAGCATCCAGACCACCGCGCAGCTCACCGCGGCCCGCGAGGTGGATGTCAGCCGGATCATGCAGGTGCGGGCCCGAGCCAAGGACGCGTTCCGCCAGCGTGAGGGCGTGCCTCTGTCGCCGTTGCCGTTCATCGCCCGGGCGGTGTGCATGGTCCTGCCACGCCATGAGTCGCTGAACGCCTCGATCGACGTCGACGGGGGCGTCGCCAAGTACTACGAAACGATCAACCTCGGCGTCGCGGTGGACGCGCCCCAGGGTCTGATCGTCCCCAACATCAAGGACGCGCAGGACCTCACCGTGCCGGCCCTGGCCCGCGCGATCGCCGACGTCGCCGACCGGGTGCGCAACAAGAAACTTAACCCGGACGACGTCCAGGGCGGCACGTTCACGCTCACCAACACCGGCTCGCGCGGCGTCCTGTTCGACACCCCGGTCCTCAACCCGCCGGAGAGCGGCATCCTGGCGACACCGGTGATCGAGAAGCGGCCGGTGGTCCGCAGCAACGAGCTCGGCGATGAGATCGCGATCCGCTCGATGACCTACCTGTGCCTCACCTACGACCACCGCATGGTGGACGGCGCCGACGCGGCACGGTTCCTGGCGGACCTCGCCGAGATGATCGAGACCCATGACTGGTCGGCGGAGGTGAGCGCCTACTGA
- the lipB gene encoding lipoyl(octanoyl) transferase LipB: MVGSPSVQRLAGTLRDAGSDEPVLSVDAGLVPYASAWELQRALVARRAAGQIPDVIVTLQHPPVYTTGKRADPSHVLWDAAERASRGIELHEVDRGGNVTYHGPGQLVAYPIVRLQGLRRVVAYVRALEQVCVRTAADFGVQAATIRGLTGVWVGRDKLVAIGVRVSSRGVTSHGLAFNVTTDLDHFRGIVPCGIPDRGVCSLRSLGVDADVGLVRQRMQARFAELLGCDITAGTLDGLVASPVRRAT, from the coding sequence ATGGTCGGCTCACCCAGCGTCCAGCGGCTGGCGGGGACGCTGCGCGACGCTGGCTCCGACGAGCCGGTCCTGTCCGTCGACGCCGGCCTCGTGCCGTACGCGTCAGCCTGGGAACTGCAACGGGCGCTGGTCGCACGCCGCGCCGCCGGGCAGATCCCCGACGTCATCGTGACGCTGCAGCATCCGCCGGTGTACACCACCGGGAAGCGGGCCGACCCCTCCCACGTCTTGTGGGACGCTGCCGAGCGCGCATCACGCGGTATCGAGCTGCACGAGGTCGACCGCGGTGGGAACGTCACCTACCACGGCCCAGGCCAGCTCGTGGCATACCCGATCGTGCGCCTCCAGGGACTGCGCCGGGTGGTGGCCTACGTCCGTGCGCTCGAGCAGGTGTGCGTGCGGACCGCAGCGGACTTCGGCGTGCAGGCCGCGACGATCCGTGGCCTGACCGGCGTGTGGGTCGGCCGCGACAAGCTGGTGGCGATCGGCGTGCGGGTGAGCAGCCGGGGCGTGACCAGCCATGGGTTGGCCTTCAACGTCACAACCGACCTCGACCACTTCCGGGGGATCGTGCCGTGCGGCATCCCCGACCGGGGCGTGTGCTCGCTGCGCTCGCTGGGCGTCGACGCCGACGTTGGGTTGGTGCGGCAGCGGATGCAGGCCCGGTTCGCCGAGCTGTTGGGCTGCGACATCACCGCGGGGACCCTCGATGGCCTCGTCGCTTCCCCGGTGCGGAGGGCAACGTGA
- the lipA gene encoding lipoyl synthase, which yields MLDEDRRRRAGVARPAYGGVRTGRKPPWLKTTLRRGENFHELKRLMSGLDLNTVCEQAGCPNISECWEVREATFLIGGDNCTRRCGFCQIRTGKPVGYDRDEPRRVAEAVAHLGLRFAVITGVARDDLPDGGAWLFAECIRQIRARLPNCGVEVLPSDFSMNLSALQQVCGEDPDVFAHNVETVERLYPIIRPGFRYRESLRFLQEARRRLPDRCATKSNIIAGMGETNEEIVAVMRDLRDAGVSLLTIGQYLQPSPNHLRLDRYVTPAEFAELRRIGEDELGFDHVEAGPLVRSSYHAGQQAIDAGTWAPTGDQPGAHAMERSPCA from the coding sequence CTGCTCGACGAGGACCGCCGTCGGCGCGCGGGCGTGGCCCGCCCCGCGTACGGAGGCGTCCGCACGGGGCGGAAACCACCGTGGCTGAAGACGACCCTGCGCCGCGGGGAGAACTTCCACGAGCTGAAGCGGCTGATGTCCGGCCTTGATCTGAACACCGTGTGTGAGCAAGCAGGCTGCCCGAACATCTCCGAATGTTGGGAGGTGCGCGAGGCGACCTTCCTGATCGGTGGTGACAACTGCACCCGCCGCTGCGGTTTCTGCCAGATCCGGACCGGGAAGCCGGTCGGGTACGACCGTGACGAGCCGCGTCGCGTCGCGGAGGCGGTCGCGCATCTGGGGCTTCGGTTCGCCGTGATCACCGGTGTGGCCCGAGATGATCTGCCGGACGGCGGTGCGTGGCTGTTCGCGGAGTGCATCCGCCAGATCCGGGCCCGGCTGCCCAACTGTGGCGTCGAGGTGCTGCCCAGCGACTTCTCGATGAACCTGTCGGCGCTGCAGCAGGTCTGCGGCGAGGATCCCGACGTCTTCGCGCACAACGTCGAGACCGTCGAGCGCCTCTACCCGATCATCCGCCCCGGTTTCCGCTACCGCGAGTCCCTGCGCTTCCTGCAGGAGGCACGCCGGCGGCTCCCCGACCGCTGCGCCACCAAGTCGAACATCATCGCCGGCATGGGAGAGACCAACGAGGAGATCGTCGCGGTGATGCGCGACCTCCGCGACGCGGGCGTGTCGCTGCTGACGATCGGGCAGTACCTGCAGCCCTCCCCCAACCACCTCCGCCTCGACCGGTACGTCACCCCGGCGGAGTTCGCCGAGTTGCGGCGCATCGGCGAGGACGAGCTCGGCTTCGACCACGTGGAAGCCGGCCCGCTGGTGCGCTCCAGCTACCACGCCGGCCAGCAGGCGATCGACGCCGGGACGTGGGCACCGACGGGTGACCAGCCCGGCGCGCACGCAATGGAGCGCAGTCCGTGCGCGTGA
- a CDS encoding mechanosensitive ion channel family protein has translation MLMRLVARFQTETPTDPAQQVVERVSDVQWWFGIVNSATRAAIVLVAAFVLARLAKHGVRRWVSRATVRSLSRMDETRRMRAELRAKTLGDVMADSTRIVIWTLAVITALGQFGIALGPLIAGAGIAGVALGFGAQSLVKDFFSGFFILLEDQYGVGDVVQIDPDVSGRVEDITMRVTRLRSLDGTVWFVPNGEIRFLGNKSKEWARALVDFQVGYGSDLDVAMEAIRKVAAGLRHDEEIGPKILEDVEILGVEMLGDSGVTIRTFIKTQPLEQWTVSRRFRRHVKREFDARGIEIPFPHRKLIIADGRDPRRRPDGPDAVVSFERGET, from the coding sequence GTGCTGATGCGCCTGGTGGCGCGGTTCCAGACCGAGACCCCGACCGATCCCGCTCAGCAGGTCGTCGAACGCGTGAGCGACGTGCAGTGGTGGTTCGGGATCGTCAACAGCGCCACCCGGGCCGCGATCGTCCTGGTCGCGGCGTTCGTGCTCGCCCGACTCGCCAAGCACGGGGTGCGCCGGTGGGTCAGCCGTGCCACCGTCCGCAGCCTGTCGCGCATGGATGAGACACGCCGCATGCGCGCCGAGCTGCGGGCGAAGACCCTCGGCGACGTCATGGCGGACAGCACCCGGATCGTGATCTGGACCCTGGCGGTGATCACCGCGCTGGGTCAGTTCGGGATCGCACTCGGGCCGTTGATCGCCGGTGCGGGGATCGCCGGTGTCGCGCTGGGCTTCGGGGCGCAGAGCCTGGTGAAGGACTTCTTCTCGGGCTTCTTCATCCTGCTCGAGGACCAGTACGGCGTCGGCGACGTGGTGCAGATCGATCCCGACGTCAGCGGGCGCGTCGAGGACATCACCATGCGCGTCACCCGGTTGCGTTCCCTGGACGGAACGGTGTGGTTCGTGCCCAACGGCGAGATCCGCTTCCTGGGCAACAAGTCGAAGGAGTGGGCGCGCGCGCTGGTCGACTTCCAGGTGGGCTACGGATCCGACCTCGACGTCGCCATGGAGGCCATCCGCAAGGTCGCGGCAGGTCTGCGCCACGACGAGGAGATCGGCCCGAAGATCCTCGAGGACGTCGAGATCCTCGGCGTGGAGATGCTGGGTGACTCCGGTGTCACCATCCGGACGTTCATCAAGACGCAACCGCTCGAGCAGTGGACGGTCAGCCGCCGCTTCCGGCGCCATGTCAAGCGCGAGTTCGACGCCCGCGGGATCGAGATCCCCTTCCCGCACCGCAAGTTGATCATCGCGGATGGTCGGGATCCTCGCCGGCGCCCCGACGGACCCGACGCGGTCGTGTCCTTCGAGCGCGGCGAGACGTAA
- the glnA gene encoding type I glutamate--ammonia ligase, producing the protein MASSPEEVLRTVTDGGYEIIDIRFVDLPGTVQHFSIPASALTEAVFTDGLYFDGSSIRGFQEIQESDMLLLPDPDTAMHDPFRARKTLALTCFVHDPVTGEAYTRDPRNISRKAEAYLASTGIADEAYFGPEAEFYIFDSIRFDQNQHSAFYFIDSDEGAWNSGRDEDGGNKGYKPRYKEGYFPVPPMDHYQDLRSEMIVNLQRAGIEVEVQHHEVGTAGQAEIDIRFDTLLRMADKVLIYKYIVKNTAWQHGKTVTFMPKPIFQDNGSGMHTHQSLWKDGDPLFFDEAGFAQLSDTARWYIGGILEHAAAVLAFAAPTTNSYRRLVPGYEAPVNLVYSNRNRSAAVRIPVSGTSPRAKRLEFRCPDPSCNPHLAFAAMLMAGLDGIRNRIEPMEPVDKNIYDLPPEELVNLPSVPGSLDEALDALEGNGKFLLEGGVFTEDLIETWIAYKREHELDAIRLRPHPWEFNLYFDV; encoded by the coding sequence TTGGCGAGCTCACCGGAAGAAGTCCTGAGGACCGTCACCGACGGGGGATACGAGATCATCGATATCCGCTTCGTCGACCTGCCCGGCACCGTGCAGCACTTCTCGATCCCGGCCAGCGCGTTGACCGAAGCGGTGTTCACCGACGGACTGTACTTCGACGGCTCGTCGATCCGAGGTTTCCAGGAGATCCAGGAATCCGACATGCTCCTCCTCCCGGATCCCGACACTGCGATGCACGACCCGTTCCGGGCCCGCAAGACCCTGGCGCTGACCTGCTTCGTGCACGACCCGGTGACTGGCGAGGCGTACACACGCGATCCCCGGAACATCTCTCGGAAGGCCGAGGCGTACCTGGCGTCCACCGGGATCGCCGACGAGGCGTACTTCGGTCCGGAGGCGGAGTTCTACATCTTCGACTCGATCCGCTTCGACCAGAATCAGCATTCGGCGTTCTACTTCATCGACTCCGACGAGGGGGCGTGGAACTCGGGCCGTGACGAGGACGGGGGGAACAAGGGCTACAAGCCGCGGTACAAGGAGGGTTACTTCCCGGTCCCGCCCATGGACCACTACCAGGACCTGCGCTCGGAGATGATCGTCAACCTGCAGCGCGCCGGGATCGAGGTGGAGGTCCAGCACCACGAGGTCGGGACCGCCGGGCAGGCCGAGATCGACATCCGTTTCGACACGCTGCTGCGCATGGCCGACAAGGTCCTCATCTACAAGTACATCGTGAAGAACACCGCCTGGCAGCACGGCAAGACCGTCACCTTCATGCCCAAGCCGATCTTCCAGGACAACGGTTCGGGCATGCACACCCACCAGTCGCTGTGGAAGGACGGGGACCCGCTGTTCTTCGACGAGGCCGGCTTCGCACAGCTGTCGGACACGGCACGCTGGTACATTGGGGGCATCCTCGAGCACGCCGCCGCCGTGCTGGCCTTCGCCGCGCCGACCACCAACAGCTACCGGCGCCTCGTACCCGGCTACGAGGCGCCGGTGAACCTGGTGTACTCCAACCGCAACCGGTCCGCCGCCGTCCGCATCCCGGTGAGCGGGACCAGCCCCAGGGCCAAGCGGCTCGAGTTCCGCTGCCCGGACCCGTCCTGCAACCCACACCTGGCGTTCGCGGCGATGCTCATGGCCGGCCTGGACGGGATCCGCAACCGCATCGAGCCGATGGAGCCGGTCGACAAGAACATCTACGACCTGCCGCCCGAGGAGCTGGTGAACCTCCCGAGCGTCCCCGGGTCGCTCGACGAGGCGCTCGATGCGCTGGAGGGCAACGGCAAGTTCCTCCTGGAGGGTGGGGTGTTCACCGAGGACCTGATCGAAACCTGGATCGCGTACAAGCGCGAGCACGAGCTCGACGCGATCCGTCTGCGTCCACACCCGTGGGAGTTCAACCTCTACTTCGACGTGTAG
- a CDS encoding ATP-binding protein has product MYSDETVPTLLISGTIGSGKTAVLDEITYILQEVDVSPFTALDVDAVTTMHPGAVDDPFNQRLAMANLACL; this is encoded by the coding sequence TTGTATTCGGACGAGACCGTCCCCACCCTGCTCATCAGCGGGACTATTGGTTCCGGCAAGACTGCCGTGCTCGACGAGATCACCTACATCCTGCAAGAGGTCGACGTTAGCCCCTTCACCGCCCTCGACGTGGACGCCGTCACGACGATGCACCCAGGCGCGGTTGACGATCCATTCAACCAGCGTCTCGCCATGGCCAACCTCGCCTGCCTCTAG
- a CDS encoding class I SAM-dependent methyltransferase, whose product MPSRSSVRRARRRLAELGPPRERSAGDYANIALPSADADVLVGLLSQNARSVIEVGLAYGSSVLAIAKSLAAHEVVDARHVIIDPHQALFDHVGVEVLAEAGLDGFYQLMEEESQVALPRLVARCNSFHAAFVDGSHKFHNVFVDLYYLQRLVVAGGLIVLDDCNWASVATAIDYFVQNMQWHHEPLKARTRLTAFRLPDPPADPRFREFRPFGAGARCWRAGARESAPCRHWSPGTCGLAELGFFSVGWGGACENRTSPRSVPRSTLGHRSAGVVGRLRIEPAKRRSSNAPPGRRAAEPR is encoded by the coding sequence GTGCCGAGCCGATCGTCTGTCCGTCGTGCCAGGCGTCGTCTCGCCGAGCTGGGTCCGCCGCGGGAACGGTCGGCCGGCGACTACGCCAACATCGCCTTACCGTCCGCTGACGCGGATGTCCTGGTAGGTCTGCTCAGCCAGAACGCTCGCTCGGTGATTGAGGTCGGACTGGCGTACGGCAGCTCGGTGCTGGCCATCGCTAAGTCGCTCGCGGCACATGAGGTCGTGGACGCTCGGCATGTCATCATCGACCCGCACCAGGCGCTGTTCGACCACGTCGGTGTTGAGGTCCTCGCCGAAGCTGGGCTTGATGGCTTCTACCAGCTGATGGAGGAGGAGTCGCAGGTCGCACTGCCCCGCCTGGTCGCCCGCTGCAACTCCTTCCATGCGGCGTTCGTCGATGGGAGTCACAAGTTCCACAACGTGTTCGTCGACCTGTACTACCTCCAACGGCTGGTCGTGGCCGGTGGACTCATCGTTCTTGACGACTGCAACTGGGCCTCTGTGGCAACGGCCATCGACTACTTCGTCCAGAACATGCAGTGGCATCACGAGCCGCTCAAGGCACGGACCCGGCTGACCGCTTTCCGCCTGCCAGACCCACCAGCCGATCCACGTTTCCGCGAGTTCCGCCCCTTCGGAGCCGGGGCGCGTTGTTGGAGGGCTGGGGCACGAGAGTCCGCTCCTTGTCGGCATTGGTCGCCCGGGACTTGTGGTCTAGCAGAGCTGGGCTTCTTTAGCGTCGGATGGGGAGGTGCCTGTGAGAACCGCACATCTCCGCGATCTGTTCCTCGGTCAACTCTCGGTCATCGCAGCGCTGGTGTCGTTGGCCGTCTACGGATAGAGCCGGCGAAACGACGCTCGTCGAACGCTCCACCCGGCCGCCGCGCTGCGGAACCCCGCTGA
- a CDS encoding response regulator transcription factor, with translation MVDAVSDRDGPPASTMSVLVADDTPELRLVVRMLLERAGGFDVVAEASDGQEAIELAERHRPDVVLLDLTMPRLSGADALPRIREVSPRSVVIVLTGYQRDERTEELLKGGAHAALEKVDLPRRLAQEINRIMQDVRG, from the coding sequence TTGGTTGACGCGGTGTCCGACCGTGACGGCCCACCCGCGTCCACCATGTCGGTCCTGGTCGCCGACGACACGCCCGAGCTCCGCTTGGTGGTGCGCATGCTCTTGGAGCGCGCCGGTGGATTCGACGTGGTTGCCGAGGCCAGCGACGGGCAGGAGGCGATCGAGCTCGCCGAGCGCCACCGCCCGGACGTGGTGCTCCTGGACCTCACCATGCCGCGGCTCAGTGGTGCCGACGCGCTTCCCAGGATCCGTGAAGTCTCCCCGCGCTCGGTTGTGATCGTGCTGACCGGCTACCAGCGCGACGAACGGACCGAGGAGCTCCTCAAGGGCGGCGCGCACGCCGCCTTGGAGAAGGTCGACCTGCCCCGTCGACTCGCCCAGGAGATCAACCGGATCATGCAGGACGTCCGGGGCTGA